From the genome of Caldisericum sp.:
GCTCTTGCAAATATAGCACTCGACATATTTAATCGGGCAAAAGTCGCTTTTGAAAATGGTAATCTAAATGAGCTACTTGAACTACATAGATCAATAACAAAACTTACATATATTTACAATCTTACTACCTCTTTTGGTTATGCAATTAAGTTAGCGCTTGGATTTATGGGTATTCATATCAATAGGTATGTTAGAAGACCTCTTCAAGAGGATCCTTTTAACGAAGAAGAGTTCAAGAAAATTCTTGAAGGAGTTGGGCTTATATGAACGATTTAGAGAAAAAAGTAATGGAGGCTCTTAAAAAAGTTAAAGACCCTGAAACAAACATGGATATACTGTCAGAAAACCTTGTTTATGGTTTTACAATTAATGATAAACATATAAAAGTTTTTGTTTCTTTTGAAGCCTCCACTTCAACATGCAATTTTTGCAGAGCTTTATCCTGGATAATTGTTGATAAAATTTCTGAGCAAATTGTAAGAGCCCTCAAGGAAATAGGCTTTGAAGGTGTAGAGATAGTAGAGGAACTCAATCCTAAAATAGTTTATAAAATCGGATAATTAAGGCTGGAGCACCTCTTCCGTATTTCCGTTTGCCGAAATGATAATTTCGTATCCTGGGTAAAATTGTTTCAAAGTTTGTGTTATTTCTGCTCTAATTGCGCTAACCTTACATGAGCCACCACCTGCATCAAGAAGTTCTTTCCCGAAATCAATTTGGACTTTATTAGATGCTATTTGCTCAATCTTGTTTATCGTTAGGTTTTTGGGTGTCGACATTATGTATCCATCGCTCTCTTCTTGCTTGGTTGGACCAAGTAGAAACACATTCATCGTATCCATCGGAGGGTTTTTAGAACTTGAAGCGATGCGTCTTTCAACGGGAAAGACTTTTGTGCAGTCGAGCATCTCTGGATTTAGTTTTGTATTTCCATAAAACACATAAACGGTTTTATATGGCATGCCGTAAGTTATTAGTTTCTCATCCGAACTTGTTATTGAACCATCCTTAGGTGATTTAACATTTGCTACAACTCTTATCTTATCAGTTTGAGGAAATGCGTTTAATTTTAAATCTTCTTTGAAATTTCCAAATTTACCCGAATCTACCGCATCGGTAACGGTTGAACCTTCAAATAAAACGAAACCATTTTCGTCAGTAACTTTTAATCCTATAATGCTTTCAAAAGCACGTCCTCTTCCCTCAATATGAATTGTGCCATCTGTATTTACACTTACAGCTTTAATCGATACTTCCTTCTCTTTAAAAACGCTACATCCAGAAATAAGAAGTATTAAAACAAAAAACAAAATTAAAATACTTTTTTTCATATTCTTTCCTCCTTCCTTTAATTAGATACTTTAAATACTAAAAAAGTTCCATAATTTTTTTCTCAATGTCTGAGTAGTCGTAGGCAAGTTCGTAAATCTTTAAGATTTCATCTCTATAAAGAGGTCTTTTTGCCCTTATGAAATCTTTGTTTCCGTCATCTCTTAAAGCAGATTCTGTAAATAGTTCGATGGAATCTCTTTTCACGCCAAGGTCTTTTAATCCATTCAGAGCCTCAACTTTTTTAAGCCACTCGACAATTTTAAGTATCGTTTCGCGTGGGTTTGCTACCCCAAAAACCGTTTCGCCAAAAGTTGCAAGCCTATCTTTATGGATGTCAAATGTGTATATTAAATAAGCAGGCATAATTGCTGAAAGTCCCCTTCCGTGCGCTATACCATATATTCCCGAAATTGGATGCTCTAATCTGTGCATTGGATGCGGCCCTCGCCTTCCTGCATTTGGTATCCCGGAAAGGGCAAGTGCTGCAATCCAGGACAGAGATTCTCTTGCATCTATATTCTGCAAATCGTTAAAAACTATTTCTCCCTGTTTCATGCATTCCTTTAGAAGCCCTTCAGAAATTCTATCTGATACGGGGGCATAGGCGTTTGATGAAAGATAACTTTCAAATATATGAGTGAACATATCTACTACACCATCGATTGTAGGTTTTTTAGGAACTGATAGGGTAAGAAGTGGATCTATTATCGATATCGCAGGGAATAACTCGTTATTAAAAATTCCTCTTTTATCTCTGGTTGTGCTGT
Proteins encoded in this window:
- a CDS encoding DUF59 domain-containing protein, giving the protein MNDLEKKVMEALKKVKDPETNMDILSENLVYGFTINDKHIKVFVSFEASTSTCNFCRALSWIIVDKISEQIVRALKEIGFEGVEIVEELNPKIVYKIG
- a CDS encoding iron-containing alcohol dehydrogenase; translated protein: SVDFIIAIGGGSVIDAAKIIKVVAKTNVPCWSYFERPAKEAIPTNTLPLLAVVTFAATGSELDNAAVITNSTTRDKRGIFNNELFPAISIIDPLLTLSVPKKPTIDGVVDMFTHIFESYLSSNAYAPVSDRISEGLLKECMKQGEIVFNDLQNIDARESLSWIAALALSGIPNAGRRGPHPMHRLEHPISGIYGIAHGRGLSAIMPAYLIYTFDIHKDRLATFGETVFGVANPRETILKIVEWLKKVEALNGLKDLGVKRDSIELFTESALRDDGNKDFIRAKRPLYRDEILKIYELAYDYSDIEKKIMELF